In Cervus elaphus chromosome 3, mCerEla1.1, whole genome shotgun sequence, the following proteins share a genomic window:
- the LOC122679496 gene encoding peptidyl-prolyl cis-trans isomerase-like 3 has translation MSVTLHTDVGDIKIEVFCERTPKTCENFLALCASNYYNGCIFHRNIKGFMVQTGDPTGTGRGGNSIWGKKFGDEYSEYLKHNVRGVVSTANNGPNTNGSQFFITYGKQPHLDMKYTVFGKVINGLETLDELEKLPVNEKTYRPLNDVHIKDVTIHANPFAH, from the coding sequence atgtcgGTGACATTGCATACAGATGTAGGTGATATTAAAATAGAAGTCTTCTGTGAAAGGACACccaaaacatgtgaaaatttcttGGCTCTTTGTGCCAGTAATTACTACAATGGCTGCATATTTCATAGAAATATCAAGGGTTTCATGGTTCAAACAGGAGATCCAACAGGTACCGGAAGGGGAGGTAACAGTATCTGGGGCAAGAAGTTTGGAGACGAATATAGTGAATATCTTAAGCACAATGTTAGAGGTGTTGTATCTACGGCTAATAATGGCCCAAATACTAATGGCTCTCAGTTTTTCATCACCTATGGGAAGCAGCCACATCTGGACATGAAATACACAGTATTTGGCAAGGTGATAAATGGTCTGGAGACTCTAGATGAACTGGAGAAATTACCCGTAAATGAGAAGACATATCGACCTCTTAACGATGTACACATTAAGGACGTAACTATTCATGCCAACCCATTTGCTCATTAG